Proteins from one Oscillatoria nigro-viridis PCC 7112 genomic window:
- a CDS encoding HAD family hydrolase — protein sequence MTLKAVLFDFNGVIVNDDPIHEKLIEQLMLDENLQLKRGEFREVCLGRSNRACITALLERRGRFLTETYLDRLLQRKAEAYKAQIDTLEKLPIYPGLAEFIDKVRAAGLKMAVVSGAMRSDIELVLDRAGLAANFELIVAGDDLTASKPAPDGYLLAVELLNQKYPHFNLQPIECLAVEDTFAGIEAAKKAGIQVAGVTHTYPFHMIQRQANWTVDYFADLELDRVAALCSIAPTEPAAKNT from the coding sequence ATGACTCTAAAAGCAGTTTTATTTGATTTTAATGGCGTGATTGTTAATGACGATCCGATTCACGAGAAATTAATCGAACAATTGATGCTCGATGAAAATCTCCAGCTCAAACGTGGAGAGTTTCGAGAAGTTTGTTTGGGAAGGAGCAATCGCGCTTGCATTACCGCACTGCTCGAGCGCCGGGGACGATTTTTGACAGAAACATACCTCGATCGGCTGCTGCAGCGCAAGGCAGAAGCTTACAAAGCTCAAATAGATACTTTGGAGAAACTGCCAATTTATCCGGGTTTGGCAGAATTTATTGACAAAGTTCGGGCCGCCGGACTGAAAATGGCCGTAGTTAGCGGGGCAATGCGATCGGATATAGAATTGGTGTTAGATCGGGCCGGTTTGGCAGCAAATTTTGAGTTAATTGTCGCAGGCGACGACTTGACGGCGAGCAAACCAGCACCCGACGGCTATCTATTGGCTGTGGAACTTCTCAACCAGAAATATCCCCACTTTAACCTGCAACCGATCGAGTGTTTGGCGGTAGAAGATACTTTTGCGGGGATTGAAGCGGCGAAAAAAGCCGGGATTCAGGTAGCGGGGGTGACTCACACTTACCCGTTTCACATGATCCAGCGCCAAGCTAATTGGACGGTGGACTATTTTGCTGATTTAGAGTTGGATAGAGTGGCGGCACTTTGCTCGATCGCCCCCACTGAGCCGGCTGCGAAAAACACTTGA
- the urtC gene encoding urea ABC transporter permease subunit UrtC → MQKTHQKPWLKEAAIVSAIALIFILLIPGILPDVRLNQLGRFLALAIAALGIDLIWGYTGLLSLGHGVFFAIGGYALAMHLKLQIPPTASSQLPEFMNLYGVTELPWFWQPFYSFPFSVFAVVLIPAILGALLGYLVFRNRIRGVYFSILTQAATIVFFNFFNGQQKLINGTNGLTDFKTLFGATVNDRDTQYIFYILTILFLAATYALCRWLTSGRFGRLLVAIRDDEIRLRFSGYNPTGYKVLVFAISAGLAGIAGALFTVQTGIISPKAMDIAFSIEMVIWVAVGGRATLSGAILGALLVNFGKSFLSEQFPEVWLFFQGALFLIVVTVLPDGLVGWLQHQGFDKIRSLFRRPKYASTYPSLEQDPQVQREKEELEH, encoded by the coding sequence ATGCAGAAAACACATCAAAAACCCTGGCTAAAAGAAGCGGCAATTGTCAGCGCGATCGCCCTCATATTCATCTTACTCATCCCAGGAATACTCCCCGACGTTCGGCTCAATCAATTGGGGAGATTTTTAGCACTAGCAATTGCAGCCCTCGGCATAGACTTAATTTGGGGATACACGGGTTTGCTTAGTTTAGGGCATGGGGTGTTTTTTGCGATCGGCGGCTACGCCTTAGCCATGCACCTAAAATTGCAAATTCCCCCAACCGCCAGCAGTCAATTGCCAGAATTTATGAACCTCTACGGCGTTACCGAACTCCCCTGGTTTTGGCAACCATTTTATTCATTTCCTTTCTCAGTATTCGCAGTAGTTCTCATCCCCGCTATATTGGGCGCACTTTTGGGTTATTTAGTATTCCGCAATCGGATTCGAGGCGTTTACTTTTCAATTCTCACCCAAGCAGCAACCATTGTATTTTTTAACTTCTTTAACGGTCAGCAAAAACTGATTAACGGAACCAACGGACTCACCGACTTTAAAACCCTGTTCGGAGCCACAGTCAATGACCGAGATACTCAATATATTTTCTACATTCTCACCATACTATTTCTAGCAGCAACTTACGCCCTCTGCCGCTGGCTGACCAGCGGGCGTTTCGGTCGCCTGCTAGTAGCAATTCGCGACGACGAAATACGCCTGCGTTTCTCAGGTTACAATCCCACAGGTTACAAAGTTTTAGTCTTTGCAATTTCCGCCGGTTTAGCCGGGATTGCAGGCGCATTATTTACCGTACAAACCGGAATTATTTCGCCAAAAGCAATGGATATTGCTTTTTCAATTGAAATGGTAATCTGGGTCGCGGTGGGAGGTCGCGCCACATTATCGGGAGCAATATTAGGAGCGCTGCTAGTCAACTTTGGCAAGAGTTTCTTGAGCGAACAATTCCCCGAAGTGTGGCTATTTTTCCAAGGCGCGCTATTCCTAATAGTAGTCACAGTGCTGCCCGACGGCTTAGTCGGATGGCTGCAACATCAAGGTTTCGACAAAATCCGCAGCTTGTTCAGAAGACCCAAGTACGCATCTACTTACCCCAGCCTGGAACAAGACCCCCAAGTGCAGCGCGAAAAAGAAGAACTTGAACATTGA
- the urtA gene encoding urea ABC transporter substrate-binding protein, translating into MTKRFDRRKFILYSSATLTSSLFLKACRTPTPTATPTASPTPTGTTPAASSGNTIKVGILHSLSGTMSISEKSVVDAEQLAIEEINKAGGVLGKQIEAIVEDGNSDWPTFAEKAKKLIDQDKVVTVFGCWTSASRKAVLPVFEEKNHMLWYPVQYEGQECSKNIFYTGAAPNQQIEPAVDWLLENKGKKFFLVGSDYVFPRTANTIIKAQLTAKGGELVGEDYIPLGGTEVTPIITKIKAALPDGGVIFNSLNGDSNVAFFKQLQGAGLGPDKYPSMSVSIAEEEVKAIGVEYLKGHYAAWNYFMTVESPANTKFVEAFKAKYGKDRVTNDPMEAAYIMVYLWKQAVEKAGTADDLEKVREAALGQSFEAPEGKVTMENNHHISKFVRLGEVRDDGLFNIAYATPQAVQPVPWNQFVAETKGFSCDWSDPAKGGKFKA; encoded by the coding sequence ATGACAAAGCGATTCGATCGGCGGAAATTTATTTTATACAGTTCTGCTACCCTAACATCAAGTTTATTTCTAAAAGCTTGTAGAACTCCCACTCCAACAGCAACTCCAACCGCTTCTCCAACACCAACAGGAACTACACCAGCAGCAAGCAGTGGAAACACGATCAAAGTAGGAATTTTGCATTCCTTGAGCGGCACGATGTCAATTAGCGAAAAAAGCGTTGTTGATGCCGAACAATTAGCGATAGAAGAAATCAATAAAGCTGGCGGCGTCCTCGGAAAACAAATCGAAGCAATAGTAGAAGATGGCAACTCAGACTGGCCGACTTTTGCAGAAAAAGCCAAAAAATTGATCGACCAAGATAAAGTTGTCACAGTCTTTGGCTGCTGGACTTCCGCCAGTCGCAAAGCAGTATTGCCGGTATTTGAAGAAAAAAATCATATGCTCTGGTATCCCGTACAATACGAGGGTCAAGAGTGTTCCAAAAATATCTTTTACACCGGGGCGGCACCGAACCAACAAATTGAACCAGCAGTGGACTGGCTGCTAGAAAATAAAGGCAAAAAATTCTTCTTGGTCGGGTCTGACTACGTTTTCCCCCGCACGGCAAATACCATTATCAAGGCACAGCTAACTGCCAAAGGCGGCGAATTAGTTGGGGAAGATTACATTCCTTTGGGCGGGACAGAAGTCACGCCAATTATTACTAAAATTAAGGCAGCTTTGCCAGACGGCGGCGTCATTTTCAATTCCCTCAACGGCGACAGCAACGTAGCATTTTTCAAACAGTTGCAGGGTGCAGGTTTGGGCCCGGACAAATATCCGTCAATGTCGGTCAGTATTGCGGAAGAAGAAGTAAAGGCGATCGGCGTAGAATATCTTAAAGGCCATTACGCCGCCTGGAATTACTTCATGACTGTGGAATCTCCGGCCAATACAAAATTTGTGGAAGCTTTCAAGGCAAAATACGGCAAAGATAGAGTGACTAACGACCCGATGGAAGCAGCTTACATCATGGTTTACCTGTGGAAGCAAGCCGTCGAAAAAGCAGGGACAGCCGACGATTTGGAAAAAGTGCGGGAAGCAGCTTTGGGTCAAAGTTTTGAAGCGCCGGAGGGCAAAGTTACGATGGAAAACAACCACCACATCTCTAAATTTGTGAGGTTGGGCGAAGTGAGAGACGACGGTTTGTTTAACATCGCTTATGCTACGCCACAAGCAGTGCAGCCAGTTCCTTGGAATCAGTTTGTCGCTGAAACAAAAGGCTTTTCTTGCGATTGGTCAGATCCCGCAAAAGGTGGAAAATTCAAAGCTTGA
- a CDS encoding ABC transporter permease subunit, whose translation MAILDGLFNGISIGAVLLIAALGLAIIFGLMGVINMAHGELMMLGAYTTFVVQNVFKGMGGFAFETYILFAIPLAFLVAALVGLILERGVIRYLYGRPLETLLATWGVSLILQQFVRSVSWVLVIGIAVFCLLFFGGLRLLKSRLDFDRIRNKIIALILPLSLGISWAVSAFLGQTYKLAVTQPWFGAQNVDVTAPQWLRGGIPLGNFQLPYARVFIIVLTGICLAGIYLFLQKSVWGLRIRSVTQNRSMSACLGIPTEQVDALTFALGSGLAGVAGCAISLIGSVGSNTGQNYIVDTFMVVVVGGVGKIVGSVVAAIAIGTANYLIGSGTLALMFAPVKPLADFFTFFATTSMAKVMVFALIMAFLQVKPGGIFPQKGRTVEN comes from the coding sequence GTGGCGATATTAGATGGTTTATTTAACGGCATTAGCATCGGCGCAGTTTTACTAATTGCAGCCCTGGGATTAGCTATTATTTTCGGGCTGATGGGCGTGATTAATATGGCTCATGGCGAGTTGATGATGCTGGGGGCTTATACAACTTTCGTGGTGCAAAATGTCTTCAAAGGCATGGGAGGATTTGCTTTTGAAACCTATATTTTATTTGCAATTCCCCTAGCTTTTTTAGTCGCTGCATTGGTAGGATTGATTCTCGAACGCGGAGTGATTCGCTATCTTTACGGGCGGCCGCTAGAAACTCTGCTGGCAACTTGGGGCGTAAGTTTAATTTTGCAGCAGTTTGTCCGCAGCGTGAGTTGGGTGTTGGTAATTGGGATTGCGGTGTTTTGTTTGCTGTTTTTTGGCGGTTTGCGGTTGCTCAAATCTCGCCTGGATTTCGATCGCATTCGCAACAAAATAATCGCCCTAATTTTACCTCTGTCTTTGGGTATTTCCTGGGCGGTGAGCGCATTTTTAGGGCAAACTTACAAACTGGCAGTAACTCAACCTTGGTTTGGCGCTCAAAATGTGGACGTAACTGCACCGCAATGGTTGCGGGGCGGCATACCGCTGGGCAATTTTCAGTTGCCCTACGCCCGAGTTTTTATTATTGTGCTGACAGGAATTTGTTTGGCGGGAATTTACCTATTTTTGCAAAAGTCTGTGTGGGGATTGCGGATTAGATCCGTGACGCAAAATCGCAGCATGAGCGCGTGTTTGGGAATTCCTACCGAACAAGTAGACGCGCTGACTTTTGCTTTGGGTTCGGGGCTGGCAGGTGTCGCTGGGTGCGCGATTAGTTTGATCGGTTCGGTAGGGTCAAATACCGGACAAAATTATATAGTCGATACGTTTATGGTGGTGGTTGTGGGCGGTGTCGGCAAGATTGTGGGGAGTGTAGTTGCTGCGATCGCGATCGGCACTGCAAATTACCTGATCGGTTCTGGAACCTTAGCATTAATGTTCGCTCCTGTCAAGCCTTTAGCCGACTTCTTCACATTTTTCGCCACAACCAGCATGGCAAAAGTAATGGTATTCGCCTTAATTATGGCTTTTCTGCAAGTGAAGCCGGGAGGGATTTTCCCGCAAAAAGGGCGGACGGTAGAAAATTAA
- the arsC gene encoding arsenate reductase, glutathione/glutaredoxin type — protein MKKVMFVCKRNSCRSQMAEGFAKTIGAGKIEVTSSGLESSRVHPTAIQVMSEIGIDITDQTSNPLNEFNAEDYDAVISLCGCGVNLPEAWVLREVFEDWQLDDPDGQPIETFHRVRDEIKARVETLVDSLK, from the coding sequence ATGAAAAAAGTAATGTTTGTTTGCAAAAGAAACTCCTGCAGATCGCAGATGGCGGAAGGATTTGCTAAAACCATCGGAGCAGGCAAGATTGAAGTCACCAGTTCCGGGTTAGAATCAAGCAGAGTTCATCCGACAGCAATTCAAGTCATGTCAGAAATCGGCATTGACATCACCGATCAAACATCCAACCCATTAAACGAATTCAATGCAGAAGACTACGACGCCGTAATTTCTCTGTGCGGCTGCGGGGTGAATTTACCCGAAGCATGGGTATTGCGAGAAGTGTTTGAAGATTGGCAACTCGACGATCCCGACGGACAACCCATCGAAACTTTTCACCGCGTTCGAGATGAAATTAAAGCACGAGTTGAAACATTAGTTGACTCTCTAAAGTAA
- a CDS encoding ATP-binding protein, translating to MMQNPANQAGSVSAPPPHQAKKLRHFWENISNSAQSRWQQAQSLWQHRRQRRHLLTLLILGTTALTISTTACISYFFVRGLILDNLKQIALLKLEKGTDEIDRWLSSRKAEIETIAYDPRVGTLNWQLVEPRLQGEIYRLKEYFVLSLTQPDGSFINTLGNRGNSKDRQHFKKAIAGQINVSDPLIGRTTKVSTIVISAPIWALPPAPNQVIGVLSGSIKLDRVTSVANSLLYGSDSYAFALNSKGVPIVHPNNNLIGNTDRPAPSFLQSQDPALSTIARQMIDRQTNIELVKIDNKWVYVAYAPLKEVNWSMALVIPRENIESQLQALNLLTSVVAGLLVPAMLAAIWLIYSSENNRAQAEREAMLNRIAGRIRASLELDKIVQSTVEEIVSLLHLELAAFGWYKPQEKILQILWECCPSDSATQAIKFEPYFLENVLVRSGQGEPILLSSDTWAKGVSQPPELKANSYLAVPVQTQNQPQGYLICSHATHWLWSREEIQLLKAVADQLAIAITQAHLYSQTQDQVKLLNSALNELKKTQTHLVQSEKMSSLGQMVAGIAHEINNPVNFISANLPHTSKYTKDLLELVSLYKEAFPEVPQEIADFTEEIELEFIEEDLPHILNSMKIGSERIRSIVLSLRNFSRLDESDKKLADIHEGIENTLLLLSNRIKNRIYIVKKYGKVPSVECYPSQLNQVFMNLLSNAIDALNDIERLDKIITISTGVVREHGARFLKVAIADNGPGIADSVKDQIFNPFFTTKEVGKGTGLGLAISYKIVVDGHGGSITISQPPGGGTEFVVKIPISNGK from the coding sequence ATGATGCAAAACCCAGCAAATCAAGCCGGATCTGTGTCTGCGCCACCGCCACACCAAGCAAAAAAGCTGCGCCACTTTTGGGAAAACATCAGCAATTCTGCTCAATCGCGGTGGCAGCAAGCGCAGAGTCTTTGGCAGCACAGACGGCAGCGCCGCCATTTGCTGACCCTGCTAATTCTTGGCACCACCGCTTTAACCATTAGCACAACTGCTTGCATCAGCTATTTTTTTGTGCGCGGACTAATCCTCGACAATTTAAAGCAAATAGCCCTATTAAAACTAGAAAAAGGCACCGACGAAATCGACCGCTGGCTAAGCAGCCGCAAAGCAGAAATAGAAACCATTGCTTACGATCCTAGGGTTGGCACTCTCAATTGGCAATTAGTCGAGCCCCGGTTGCAAGGAGAAATATACAGATTAAAAGAGTATTTCGTCCTGTCATTAACTCAACCCGACGGCTCATTTATTAACACTTTAGGCAACCGCGGGAACAGCAAAGACCGCCAACACTTTAAAAAAGCAATCGCCGGGCAGATCAACGTTTCCGACCCGCTGATCGGCCGCACTACAAAAGTTTCGACGATCGTCATTTCAGCTCCTATTTGGGCTTTACCTCCCGCTCCCAATCAAGTAATTGGAGTCCTCTCGGGCAGCATTAAATTAGACCGAGTAACATCTGTCGCTAACAGCTTGCTGTACGGTTCCGACAGTTATGCTTTTGCACTCAATTCGAAAGGAGTGCCAATTGTTCATCCCAACAATAACTTAATCGGAAATACCGACCGCCCGGCCCCAAGCTTTTTACAGTCACAAGACCCCGCACTCTCCACAATTGCGCGGCAGATGATCGACCGCCAGACGAATATCGAACTGGTAAAAATAGATAACAAATGGGTGTATGTAGCCTATGCTCCCCTCAAGGAAGTTAACTGGTCGATGGCTTTAGTAATTCCCCGCGAAAATATTGAATCCCAACTGCAAGCATTAAATTTGCTGACATCCGTAGTGGCCGGACTGCTCGTCCCGGCAATGCTAGCAGCAATTTGGCTAATTTACTCTTCCGAAAACAATCGCGCTCAAGCGGAGCGAGAAGCCATGCTCAACCGGATTGCCGGACGCATTCGCGCTTCCCTGGAATTAGACAAGATTGTGCAAAGTACAGTCGAAGAAATAGTAAGTTTGCTGCACCTAGAACTGGCGGCTTTTGGTTGGTACAAACCGCAAGAAAAAATCTTGCAAATCCTGTGGGAATGTTGCCCGTCTGATTCTGCGACACAAGCCATAAAGTTTGAGCCTTACTTTCTAGAAAATGTGTTAGTACGGAGTGGTCAAGGCGAACCAATTCTTCTTTCGAGCGACACTTGGGCGAAGGGTGTAAGTCAACCGCCGGAACTTAAAGCTAATAGCTATTTAGCCGTACCTGTCCAGACTCAGAACCAGCCGCAGGGTTATTTAATTTGCAGCCACGCTACTCATTGGCTTTGGAGCCGGGAGGAAATCCAACTATTAAAAGCTGTGGCCGACCAATTGGCGATCGCAATTACTCAAGCTCACCTTTACAGTCAAACGCAAGACCAAGTAAAACTGCTTAATAGTGCCTTAAATGAACTGAAAAAAACTCAAACTCATTTAGTGCAGAGCGAAAAAATGTCATCCCTAGGTCAAATGGTGGCTGGAATAGCGCACGAAATCAACAACCCTGTTAACTTCATTTCGGCTAATTTGCCTCACACCAGCAAATATACTAAAGATTTATTAGAGTTGGTGAGTTTATACAAAGAAGCGTTCCCAGAGGTTCCCCAGGAAATTGCAGATTTTACCGAAGAAATCGAGTTAGAATTTATCGAGGAGGATTTGCCGCATATATTGAATTCTATGAAAATAGGAAGCGAACGCATTCGCAGCATAGTTCTTTCTTTGCGAAACTTTTCTCGCCTAGATGAATCTGACAAAAAGCTAGCGGACATTCACGAAGGTATAGAAAACACCTTGCTGCTGCTCTCCAACCGCATTAAAAATAGAATTTATATAGTCAAGAAATACGGGAAAGTGCCTTCAGTCGAGTGCTATCCCTCTCAGCTAAATCAGGTGTTTATGAACTTGCTGAGTAATGCGATCGATGCCTTGAACGATATCGAACGCCTGGATAAAATTATTACTATTTCCACGGGAGTAGTTCGCGAACATGGCGCTAGATTTCTGAAAGTGGCGATCGCCGACAACGGCCCCGGCATTGCCGACAGCGTTAAAGACCAAATTTTTAACCCATTTTTTACTACTAAAGAGGTGGGCAAAGGCACGGGTTTGGGGTTAGCAATTAGCTACAAAATTGTAGTAGATGGACACGGAGGCAGCATCACAATTTCTCAACCTCCGGGCGGTGGTACGGAGTTTGTTGTAAAAATTCCTATTAGTAACGGAAAGTAA
- the arsS gene encoding arsenosugar biosynthesis radical SAM (seleno)protein ArsS (Some members of this family are selenoproteins.), which translates to MIQTAVTPFKNKLHSALTKKQITVLQINLGKRCNLACTHCHVEASPKRTEELSPEICDQLIEIIRRFPQIQTVDLTGGAPEMLYGFKPLAEAARAAGKEVIVRSNLTIYFEKGFEDIPEYCAQHQLRIVASLPCYQADNVDKMRGSGVFDSSIRALQKLNQLGYGKNPNLTLDLVYNPQVPATDKFSLTPEQGKLEKDYKVYLAEHFGICFNQLFAITNLPVGRTKFHLEHKKLHKPYLGFLEDNFNRGTLEHLMCRNELSIDYLGNVYDCDFNQMENLPAKTGSGEKINTAKLLASGSLDVIQEVQTAAYCYGCTAGSGSSCGGTLI; encoded by the coding sequence ATGATTCAGACGGCAGTCACGCCTTTCAAAAACAAACTTCACTCAGCTTTAACTAAAAAGCAGATTACAGTTTTACAAATTAATCTGGGCAAACGCTGCAACCTCGCTTGCACTCACTGCCACGTAGAAGCTAGCCCGAAACGAACAGAAGAACTTTCCCCGGAAATTTGCGACCAATTAATTGAAATCATTCGCCGTTTTCCTCAAATTCAAACTGTTGACCTCACAGGCGGTGCTCCCGAAATGCTTTACGGTTTTAAACCGCTAGCGGAAGCTGCCAGGGCGGCAGGTAAAGAGGTCATTGTTCGTTCTAATTTGACGATTTACTTTGAAAAAGGTTTTGAAGATATTCCCGAATATTGCGCGCAGCACCAACTCAGAATTGTGGCGTCGCTTCCCTGCTACCAAGCTGACAATGTGGACAAAATGCGCGGCAGCGGTGTTTTTGACAGTTCGATTCGGGCGCTGCAAAAGCTAAATCAGTTGGGATACGGGAAAAACCCAAATTTAACTCTGGATTTGGTGTACAATCCACAAGTGCCGGCAACAGACAAGTTTTCGCTAACACCGGAACAAGGCAAGTTAGAGAAAGATTACAAGGTTTATTTAGCGGAACATTTTGGGATTTGTTTTAATCAATTGTTCGCGATTACTAATTTGCCGGTGGGACGGACTAAGTTTCATTTGGAACATAAGAAACTTCACAAGCCTTATCTGGGGTTTTTGGAGGATAATTTTAATCGCGGGACTCTGGAACATTTAATGTGCCGTAACGAATTGTCGATCGACTATTTGGGCAATGTCTACGACTGCGATTTTAACCAAATGGAAAATCTGCCGGCGAAAACTGGCAGCGGGGAAAAGATAAATACTGCTAAATTGCTCGCATCTGGCAGTTTAGATGTGATTCAAGAGGTGCAAACGGCTGCTTATTGTTACGGCTGTACGGCGGGTAGCGGTTCTAGCTGTGGCGGTACTTTGATTTAA
- a CDS encoding class I SAM-dependent methyltransferase has product MAVGKDTIFERFLSPLMRLAIDEEALKRLYEGIDWERAGDRYRQPNLVYPEYYSSQNFHGIKGGYLNPSAAVSYDPITQYVLPPHETVVRQGLIDAVRVKPRRIIDLGCGTGSTTLMLKQAFPEAEVVGLDLSPYMLVVAEMKAQKAGLNIQWLHGNAESVAFPDASFDLVAASLLFHETPPAVSRAILRESFRLLKVGGQVAILDGNQKTLRQTEWLTDMFEEPYIKSYAAGSLDAWAGAAGFAAVQTHEHWWVNQVTQGVKPLPGEDLEQAKVARGWNWGDRTPDFDGDLPGIPAPA; this is encoded by the coding sequence ATGGCTGTTGGCAAGGATACAATTTTCGAGCGCTTTTTGTCGCCCCTGATGCGACTGGCGATCGACGAAGAAGCACTGAAACGACTCTACGAAGGTATCGACTGGGAAAGAGCGGGCGATCGCTACCGACAACCCAACCTAGTTTATCCCGAATATTACAGCAGCCAAAACTTTCACGGCATTAAAGGCGGCTACCTCAACCCCAGTGCCGCCGTTTCCTACGATCCAATTACCCAATATGTTTTGCCTCCCCACGAAACAGTCGTCAGGCAAGGTTTAATTGACGCTGTGCGGGTGAAACCGCGCCGAATCATCGATTTGGGATGCGGCACCGGTTCGACAACGCTCATGCTCAAGCAAGCTTTTCCCGAAGCGGAAGTTGTCGGCTTGGACTTGTCGCCTTATATGCTGGTAGTTGCTGAAATGAAAGCCCAAAAAGCCGGCTTAAATATCCAGTGGTTGCACGGAAATGCCGAAAGCGTTGCTTTTCCCGATGCCAGCTTCGATTTAGTCGCAGCTTCCTTGCTGTTTCACGAGACGCCGCCTGCTGTATCGCGGGCAATTTTGCGAGAAAGCTTCCGACTGCTGAAGGTTGGGGGACAAGTGGCAATTTTGGACGGAAACCAAAAAACTTTGCGGCAGACAGAGTGGCTGACTGATATGTTTGAAGAGCCTTATATTAAGTCTTACGCGGCTGGCAGCCTCGATGCTTGGGCGGGGGCGGCAGGATTCGCGGCGGTGCAAACTCACGAACACTGGTGGGTGAATCAGGTGACGCAGGGCGTGAAACCTTTGCCTGGGGAAGATTTGGAACAGGCAAAGGTGGCGAGGGGGTGGAATTGGGGCGATCGAACTCCTGATTTTGATGGCGATTTACCGGGCATTCCAGCTCCGGCTTGA
- a CDS encoding TVP38/TMEM64 family protein, producing MNDSRSPDENPPPSNRWKLILGIGLAVALIVAAKFFNFQGILRNALESIASLGPWGPAAFILIYIVATVLFIPGSLLTLGSGVLFGVVGGSVCVSIGSVLGATCAFLVGRYLTRDWVSKQIEDNQKFKAIDSAVASEGWKIVLLTRLSPIFPFNLLNYAFGVTQVSLKDYFFASWIGMIPGTVMYVYIGSLAGSLAALGSSGRSRTAAEWALYGIGLLATIALTVYATRLAKKALDEKIYP from the coding sequence ATGAATGATTCGCGATCGCCCGATGAAAATCCGCCGCCATCAAATAGGTGGAAGCTGATTTTAGGGATTGGTTTAGCTGTGGCTTTGATTGTGGCGGCAAAGTTTTTCAACTTCCAAGGAATTCTGAGAAATGCCTTGGAGTCGATCGCGAGTCTCGGCCCTTGGGGCCCGGCAGCTTTTATTCTAATTTACATTGTCGCAACGGTTCTATTTATCCCCGGTTCTTTGCTGACTCTCGGTTCTGGCGTTTTGTTTGGAGTCGTTGGCGGTTCGGTTTGTGTTTCCATCGGCTCAGTTTTAGGCGCAACTTGCGCTTTTTTGGTAGGGCGGTATTTAACTCGCGACTGGGTTTCCAAGCAGATAGAGGACAATCAAAAATTTAAGGCGATCGACTCCGCAGTTGCCTCTGAAGGATGGAAAATAGTGCTGCTGACGCGGCTTTCTCCCATTTTTCCGTTTAATTTGCTTAACTATGCTTTTGGAGTCACGCAGGTATCTCTAAAAGACTATTTTTTCGCATCTTGGATCGGCATGATTCCGGGAACTGTCATGTATGTTTATATCGGTTCCCTCGCCGGGAGTTTGGCTGCACTCGGATCTAGCGGGCGATCGCGCACTGCTGCTGAGTGGGCTCTCTACGGCATTGGTTTGCTAGCAACGATCGCCCTCACCGTTTATGCAACCCGCTTGGCAAAAAAAGCTTTAGACGAAAAAATTTACCCGTGA